A portion of the Candida dubliniensis CD36 chromosome R, complete sequence genome contains these proteins:
- a CDS encoding Ada histone acetyltransferase complex component, putative (Similar to S. cerevisiae AHC1), giving the protein MNSDELQLNDDIQLEVPNSFPFEDEQQQQDASESEIFPTEPPEETIINRLQDIPHQELKQILTSQLDLEIQLKHRELNISDNEIGKIESQMLMLRKFFDIPNEKKLNNEPIDFTSKYFDILSKSLTSTFDNFKQIPESTPQFKPSYLDDNNSGVSLVSQPVHSYRTRSTTSSLRPSATSVASGIRNPSLGCLYRRTDGVVVRLTCPNCQRSNFSSAQGFLNHSRIAHSKEYTSQDAAALKCGDILPEIKQDPTGEASIKVLVERGLDPSRNLNINEFLFGGMNTTATVTEELNNATERSSTISYNNTPKLEYENGGGDEEQPTPPSIEPSNELMKKLIKEGTMNKEEYEKLLKETKEPTNNSHLFDDEAEEVDDSEESSLSTNPSYSSLVGLNDRKRRQSRGGINISITKNIEILEPEEKKLRT; this is encoded by the coding sequence ATGAATAGTGACGAACTTCAATTAAATGACGACATACAACTAGAAGTGCCAAATTCTTTCCCTTTTGAGGAtgagcaacaacaacaggaTGCATCAGAATCAGAAATTTTCCCCACTGAACCACCAGAGGAAACCATTATCAATCGATTACAAGACATACCACATCAAGAACTAAAGCAAATATTAACAAGTCAACTAGATTTGGAGATCCAACTAAAACATCGAGAACTAAATATATCTGACAATGAAATTGGCAAGATCGAATCACAAATGCTCATGTTAAGGAAATTCTTTGACATCCCCAATGAAAAGAAACTCAATAATGAACCCATTGATTTTacttcaaaatattttgatataCTCAGTAAATCGTTAACATCtacttttgataatttcaaacaaataCCCGAGTCAACTCCGCAATTCAAACCCAGTTACTTGGACGACAACAATAGCGGAGTATCATTAGTTTCTCAACCGGTTCATTCATATCGAACAAGATCTACAACATCATCTTTACGCCCATCAGCGACATCAGTTGCATCAGGGATCAGGAATCCAAGTTTAGGGTGTTTGTATCGACGAACTGatggtgttgttgtaaGACTAACGTGTCCCAATTGTCAAAGAAGTAACTTTTCATCAGCCCAGGGCTTCCTAAATCATAGTCGAATAGCTCATTCAAAAGAGTATACCTCTCAGGATGCAGCAGCATTGAAATGTGGTGATATATTACCTGAGATTAAACAAGATCCTACTGGCGAAGCAAGTATAAAAGTATTAGTTGAGAGAGGACTTGATCCAAGTAGAAATTTGAAtatcaatgaatttttgtttggaGGAATGAATACAACCGCTACAGTAACAGAAGAACTAAATAATGCCACTGAAAgatcatcaacaattagTTACAATAACACCCCAAAGTTGGAATATGAAAacggtggtggtgatgagGAGCAACCCACACCTCCATCAATAGAGCCTCTGAACgagttgatgaaaaaattaatcaaagaGGGAACAATGAATAAAGAGGAATATGAAAAGCTCCTAAAAGAGACAAAAGAGCCAACAAATAATTCTCATTtgtttgatgatgaagcTGAAGAAGTGGATGATTCTGAAGAATCTAGTTTAAGCACCAATCCAAGCTATTCAAGCTTGGTTGGTTTAAATGATAGGAAAAGAAGGCAATCTCGTGGAGGTATTAACATTTCCATAACGAAAAATATCGAAATACTAGAACCTGAAGAAAAGAAGTTGAGAACATGA
- a CDS encoding U3 small nucleolar RNA-associated protein 5 (Similar to S. cerevisiae UTP5): MSGPIICSKFDQLGNYLATGMVALDSHQVKVQSTTSSQASLNTSFTLEKSNKLVNLSWIPSESIQLLALCLTKGSILIYSPQTNEIVSELTSSANVSILDFHYSTNTRSGWSCDIEGNVCEWDMSSYTLLNSFKVSEYIESVDSISRISTVMFNSQPHLLLGSNAIYLFNSKQRELVKTFPGHIQPVNSITTLNNDMFLTSAKGDRFVNLYQLDKTITRAVFVGSSSVSNLSVSIKDDKSILVIINEEGDIEIFNNPLSDAKSQLSTPVPKKKRKQVGVTSRSFNATIKLSRPESEIKSPQDTHLFINAVSTKDNLITFTWLENSTVPFFDTLKWIDETGSLVLESTKVLLKSKPNLKVTQHLTNGHDVAAPKLYTEGHTIVSDGSNIRDLEFQDRQSDEEDTEESLAEKLDRLAMDKTTQQKSRRKKLEEARSGVSLSIVLTQSLKNNDQALLETVLSNRDPITIQNTISRLDPYSCVTFLDKLSEKIQRQPTRFDQVSFWLKWILVIHGPVMASLPNLSIKLSSLRAVLTKKAEELPRLLELQGRLKLMDDYAELRNEFSVEDILEEGIEEPSDIEYNEEIDDAKYVGVISDDEVMDGVDDFDDLDEEEEEEEEEEEEEDEDEEDIPDAADLDDIDSDLE; the protein is encoded by the coding sequence ATGTCAGGACCaataatttgttcaaaattTGATCAGTTGGGAAACTACTTGGCAACTGGTATGGTTGCCCTTGATTCCCATCAAGTCAAAGTTCAATCCACAACCTCATCGCAAGCATCATTAAATACGTCATTTACTTtagaaaaatcaaacaaactAGTAAATTTATCATGGATCCCATCAGAATCAATACAATTGTTAGCTCTTTGTTTAACCAAGGGAAGCATCTTGATATATTCTCCTCAAACAAACGAAATTGTTCTGGAATTGACTAGTTCTGCAAATGTCTCAATTTTGGATTTCCATTACTCAACAAATACTAGATCTGGGTGGTCTTGTGATATAGAAGGTAATGTATGTGAATGGGATATGAGTTCTTACAcattattaaattctttCAAAGTTAGCGAATACATTGAATCTGTTGATTCTATAAGTAGAATATCTACGGTGATGTTCAATTCTCAACCACATTTATTGCTTGGTTCAAATGCAATCTACCTTTTCAATAGCAAACAAAGGGAACTTGTCAAGACTTTTCCAGGTCATATTCAACCAGTAAACTCGATAACAACTTTAAACAATGATATGTTTTTAACAAGCGCCAAAGGTGACCGATTTGTTAATTTGTACCAACTCGATAAAACTATTACAAGAGCTGTTTTTGTGGGTCTGTCATCAGTGTCCAATTTATCAGTTTCCATAAAAGACGATAAGTCAATTTTGGTGattattaatgaagaaggggatattgaaatttttaataatccATTATCAGACGCCAAATCTCAACTTTCCACGCCAGTAccgaaaaagaaaagaaaacaagtTGGTGTTACTTCAAGATCTTTTAATgcaacaattaaattatctcGTCCAGAATCAGAAATCAAAAGTCCACAGGATACACATCTATTCATCAATGCTGTTTCAACTAAAGATAACTTAATCACATTCACGTGGTTGGAGAATTCCACTGTTCCATTTTTTGACACCCTTAAATGGATTGATGAAACTGGCTCTTTGGTTCTTGAATCAACCAAAGTATTACTAAAATCCAAACCAAATTTAAAAGTCACGCAACATTTGACTAATGGTCATGATGTGGCTGCACCAAAGCTTTATACAGAAGGACACACCATTGTGAGTGATGGGAGTAACATCAGAGATTTGGAATTCCAAGACCGCCAACTGGATGAAGAAGACACAGAAGAATCTTTAGCTGAAAAATTAGATCGATTGGCAATGGATAAGACTACACAGCaaaaatcaagaagaaagaaactaGAAGAAGCAAGAAGTGGTGTTTCCTTATCGATTGTATTGACACAatctttgaaaaacaaCGATCAAGCATTATTAGAAACGGTGTTATCGAATCGTGATCCTATCACTATTCAAAACACAATCAGTAGGTTAGACCCTTACTCATGTGTCACATTTTTGGATAAATTAAGTGAGAAGATTCAACGTCAACCAACCAGATTTGATCAAGTGAGTTTTTGGCTCAAATGGATTCTTGTAATTCATGGTCCAGTTATGGCGTCCTTGCCAAACTTAAGCATCAAACTATCTAGTTTACGTGCAGTGTTGACCAAAAAAGCCGAAGAATTACCGAGGTTGTTAGAATTACAAGGTAGATTAAAGTTAATGGATGATTATGCAGAATTGAGAAACGAATTTAGCGTCGAAGACATACTTGAGGAAGGTATTGAAGAACCAAGCGATATTGAATACAATGAAGAAATCGATGATGCGAAGTATGTTGGTGTGATCAGCGATGACGAAGTTATGGACGGCGTCGATGACTTTGATGATCTTGAcgaggaagaggaagaggaagaggaagaggaagaagaggaagatgaagatgaggAGGATATTCCTGATGCTGCAGATTTGGATGATATAGATTCCGATCTTGAATAA
- the FDH1 gene encoding S-(hydroxymethyl)glutathione dehydrogenase, putative (spliced gene), whose protein sequence is MSESTVGKPITCKAAVAWEAAKPLSIEDVTVAPPKAHEVRIKVLYSGVCHTDAYTLSGVDPEGAFPVILGHEGAGIVESVGEGVTNVKPGDHVIALYTPECKECKFCKSGKTNLCGKIRATQGKGVMPDGTPRFTCKGKELLHFMGCSTFSQYTVVADISVVAINEKADFEKACLLGCGITTGYGAATITANVQEGDNVAVFGGGCVGLSVIQGCKERKANKIILVDINDKKEEWGKQFGATDFVNSAKLPEGTTIVDKLIEMTDGGCDFTFDCTGNVNVMRNALEACHKGWGTSVIIGVAAAGKEISTRPFQLVTGRVWKGAAFGGVKGRTQLPGIVEDYMDGKLKVEEFITHREPLDKINTAFEEMHGGDCIRAVVSLW, encoded by the exons ATGTCTGAATCTACTGTTGGAAAA CCAATTACATGTAAAGCTGCAGTTGCTTGGGAAGCAGCCAAGCCATTGTCCATCGAAGATGTCACGGTTGCCCCACCAAAAGCCCATGAAGTTCGTATCAAAGTTTTGTACAGTGGTGTCTGTCACACTGATGCTTACACATTAAGTGGGGTTGATCCAGAAGGTGCCTTCCCAGTCATTTTGGGACACGAAGGTGCTGGTATCGTTGAAAGTGTGGGAGAAGGTGTCACCAATGTCAAACCAGGTGATCATGTTATTGCCTTGTACACTCCAGAATGTAAGGAATGTAAATTCTGTAAATCTGGAAAAACTAACTTGTGTGGTAAAATCAGAGCAACCCAAGGTAAGGGTGTTATGCCAGATGGTACTCCAAGATTCACATGTAAGGGGAAAGAACTTCTTCATTTCATGGGTTGTTCTACCTTCTCTCAATatactgttgttgctgaCATTTCCGTCGTTGccattaatgaaaaagcTGATTTCGAAAAAGCTTGTTTGTTAGGATGTGGTATTACTACTGGTTATGGTGCTGCCACCATTACTGCCAATGTCCAAGAAGGTGACAATGTTGCTGtgtttggtggtggttgtgtTGGTTTATCTGTCATCCAAGGTTGTAAAGAGAGAAAAGccaacaaaatcattttgGTTGATATAAATGACAAAAAGGAAGAATGGGGTAAACAATTTGGTGCCACTGATTTCGTCAACTCAGCTAAATTACCAGAAGGAACTACTATTGTTgacaaattgattgaaatgACCGATGGTGGTTGTGACTTCACTTTCGATTGTACTGGTAATGTTAATGTCATGAGAAATGCATTGGAAGCTTGTCATAAAGGTTGGGGTACTTCTGTTATCATTGGTGTTGCTGCCGCTGGTAAAGAAATTTCCACCAGACCATTCCAATTGGTTACCGGTAGAGTGTGGAAAGGTGCTGCCTTCGGTGGTGTTAAAGGTAGAACCCAATTGCCAGGTATAGTTGAAGACTACATGGATGGTAAACTCAAGGTTGAAGAATTCATCACCCACAGAGAGCCATTGGACAAGATCAACACTGCTTTCGAAGAAATGCACGGAGGTGACTGTATTAGAGCTGTTGTTTCGTTATGGTGA
- a CDS encoding 2'O-ribose methyltransferase, putative (Similar to S. cerevisiae MRM2), whose product MPSTTYLNSCCWLFSTQNCISSSSNRNRALKKKNVPKAHQLTSEFPLPMNILSIKFNNLYSNNLRIFVRNKSKQNVRKYIDSVSNDTYANKRRQSLFKSRAAFKLEEIDKKYKIFTKKTKNIVDLGFAPGAWTQFAVHRLEEQDQPHKILGVDINLATPVKGCHYMQGDIMNKSTHAKIRTFFEKSRFQESQNSQIDTNSNEEKQLDLIMSDMMVDCTGSGQVDHIGNMELCTAALYLAYSELRSEKDMILKVWSGSELKLFEARMNMMFKKVIHIKPDASKDRSSELYMVGRRKIDLESKGITFDDVLNATNPGERIS is encoded by the coding sequence ATGCCAAGCACAACTTACTTGAATTCCTGCTGTTGGCTCTTCTCAACACAAAATTGCATATCCTCATCGCTGAATCGAAACAGAgcattaaaaaaaaaaaatgttccAAAAGCTCATCAATTAACTTCTGAATTCCCCTTACCCATGAATATactatcaattaaattcaataatcttTATAGCAATAACCTACGAATATTTGTGCGAAACAAGTCTAAGCAGAATGTACGGAAATATATTGATCTGGTCAGTAACGATACGTACGCTAACAAGAGACGACAGAGTTTATTCAAATCTCGAGCAGCATTCAAACTTGAAGAAATAGataaaaaatacaaaatctTCACcaagaaaaccaaaaatatCGTCGATTTGGGGTTTGCACCAGGAGCATGGACACAATTTGCGGTTCACCGACTAGAAGAACAGGATCAGCCACACAAGATACTTGGAGTGGATATCAACTTGGCAACTCCAGTTAAAGGATGTCATTACATGCAAGGAGACATTATGAATAAATCTACCCATGCCAAGATTAGAACATTTTTTGAAAAGCTGAGGTTTCAAGAGTCTCAAAACAGTCAAATAGACACCAACAGCAATGAAGAAAAGCAACTTGATTTGATTATGAGTGATATGATGGTGGACTGTACAGGAAGTGGGCAAGTGGATCATATAGGTAACATGGAACTTTGTACAGCAGCACTATATTTAGCATATCTGGAATTGAGATCAGAAAAAGATATGATACTAAAAGTTTGGCTGGGTCtggaattgaaattatttgaagCAAGAATGAACATGATGTTTAAAAAAGTCATTCACATAAAGCCTGATGCAAGTAAAGATAGACTGAGCGAGTTGTATATGGTTGGACGGCGTAAGATTGACTTGGAAAGTAAAGGAATTACATTTGATGATGTCCTCAATGCTACAAATCCTGGAGAACGGATATCGTAA